The Gemmatimonadaceae bacterium genome window below encodes:
- a CDS encoding DUF6152 family protein: MIKRISGCAVLGASLTASGALLAHHSVAGAYDLTKEAMISGSFSAFHLVNPHSSLKVDVKNADGTNTEWTFTGGSVTVLARYRIGKEGENALEPGDDVTVTYTPARDGKSPVGLLRALTFKDGHTVQMRRLDDQDRD, translated from the coding sequence ATGATCAAGCGAATTTCGGGATGTGCGGTCTTGGGAGCGTCGCTGACGGCGAGCGGTGCGTTGCTCGCTCATCACTCCGTCGCAGGCGCGTACGACTTGACTAAGGAAGCGATGATCTCAGGCTCCTTCTCCGCGTTTCACCTCGTGAATCCACACTCGTCGCTCAAGGTCGACGTCAAGAACGCCGATGGCACGAACACGGAGTGGACGTTCACGGGCGGCAGCGTGACGGTGCTCGCGAGATACCGAATCGGCAAGGAAGGCGAGAACGCGCTCGAGCCCGGTGACGACGTCACAGTTACGTACACGCCCGCACGCGACGGCAAGAGCCCGGTGGGCTTGTTGCGCGCGCTCACGTTCAAGGACGGTCACACGGTTCAAATGCGTCGCCTCGACGACCAAGACCGAGACTAA